The Herpetosiphonaceae bacterium region CCATGCTCGTGGCGATGGCGGCGAGCGTCTCCTGGCGACGACCGCAGACCGAGCTGCATCGAGGGCTGTTCCTATGGGGCGGCTGGCTGCTGACGTGCGCCATCTTCTTCAGCGTCGCGGGTTTCTTCCACCAGTACTACCTGGCGATGCTCGGCCCACCGCTCGCCGCAATCGTGGCGCTGGGCTTGATGTTCCTGTGGCATCTGCGGACCAGCCACCCTCTGCGCGCGGCGCTGCTACTGCTGCTGGCTGCGGTCGTCACGCTGGCCTTTCAGTCCTACGCCGTCAGCATGTACATGGCAAACCCGTGGTGGGTTGCCGTCCCGCTGGGCCTTGGCGGAATCGGGCTGGGCCTGTTCCTGCTGCGCGCGCGGCACGGCGTGGGCATGCTGCCGCGCGTAAGCTTCGGATTGGTCATAGCCGCGCTGCTCATCGTGCCGACCGTGTGGTCCTGCCTGACAACGGCCTACGCGGACACGAGCAGCCCGCTCACACAGGCATATACGGGGAATCTCGGCAGGTTTGGAATGGGCGGTCCCCCGAATGGGGCGGCGTTCGGCGGGGCGGCTCCTGCGGCGGTGCCTGGGGGCGACATGGGAGGAGCCGTCAATCAAACGTTGCTGGACTACCTCCAGGCCAACACCCAGGACACGAAGTACCTGATAGTCGTACCCAGCGCCAACGTCGGCGCGGCGTACGTGCTGGCAACCAGCCGACCGGTGCTGTACGCGGGTGGCTTTAGCGGCAGCGATCCGGTGATCGACGGGGATGATCTCGCCAGGCTGGTCGCCAGCGGCGACGTCCGCTATGTGCTGTGGGGCGGCGGTGGTGGCCCTGGCGGTGGCCCTAACCCCAGCATCAGCCAGTACGTGCAATCAGCGTGCAGCGTCGTCACCGAGCCCGGCCTCGGCACGCCGACCAGCAGCGCGCCGAGCACGGACAGGCCACCAGCGTTTCCTGGCGGTCGCGGCGGACCGATGACGCTGTACCGCTGCGGATCGTGAGCGATGCCTGGGCCAGAGACGGCGGGGCGGGCAAGCGCTGAACTTGCCCGCCCCGCCGTGCTCGGCTATCCCGCCGATTGCCGCCCGGAGATGCACCACGCGAGCCAGCTCGCCCCGCTCCTGGGGCGTTCTATCGCGCTGCCCGCCGCCCCTTGGTCGGCAGATCGGCGAGACGATGCAGCAGCCGGATATACGCGCGCTGGCCCGACTCGAAGCTGGACAGGCGGAAGAACTCATCGGGCGCATGCATCTGCTCATCCGGCAGCGCGAAGGCGAAGTTGACCGTGTACACGCCGAGATCATTCAGAAAGACCATCATGATCGGAATACTGCCGCCGGAGCGCACATAATACGGCTCGCGTCCGTACAGCTCGATCAGCACGGACCGCGCCGCCTCGTTGCCCGGATGATCGGCGGGCATCAGGTATGGATAGGCGCGGAACGGCTGCTGCTGAGCCTGGACCCTCACGCCCTGCGGCGCGTGCTTGTGGACATGGTCGATCACCCGCTGCGCGATCGTGGTCGGGTCTTGATTCGGGACCAGACGGCAGGTTATTTTGGCATGTGCCTCGTTGGGCAGCACCGTCTTGACGCCCTCGCCCTGGAATCCGCCGTAGATGCCGTTAATCTCCAGCGTCGGTCGTGTCCAGGTGCGCTCACGCGTCGTGTAGCCGGGCTCGCCATACAGCGCGTCGATGCCCAGCTTCCGGCAGTACTCCTGCTCGTCGAAGGGCACGGCAGCCACAGCGGCGCGCTCCGCATCGCTGAGCTCGGCGACATCATCGTAAAAGCCCTCTACCAGGATCTTGCCGTCGGGACTACGCATCGTGTCGAGGATGCGCACCAGCGCGTGGAGCGGATTCTGGATCGCGCCGCCGTACTCGCCGGAGTGCAGATCGCTGACGGCTCCCTGCACATCGATCTGGATCGCACAGCCGCCGCGTAAGCCAAGCAGAATCGCTGGCTCTGTCTCGCTCCACTGGCCGCCGTCGGCGCTCACGGCCAGATCGCAGGCCAGCAGCTCACGGTGCGCCGCGACAAACGCCGGGATCTGCGGGCTTCCGATCTCCTCCTGGCCCTCGAAGAGGAACTTCAGGTTAACAGGCAGCGATCCCTCGCTCGCGAGCAGCGCCTCGACCACCAGAATCGGCACGAGCATGTTGCCTTTGTCGTCGCTCGCGCCACGGGCATAGACCCGCCCATCGCGGACTACCGGCTCGAACGGCGGCGAGGTCCACAGCGCGAGCGGATCGACCGGCTGCGTATCGAAGTGCCCGTAGATCAGGATCGTCGGCTTCCCGGCGGCGTGAAGCCAATCGCCATACACGACGGGATGGCCGCCCGTCGGAAAGATCTGCACATGCTCGATGCCTGCGGCGCTCATACGCCCGGCAACCCACGCGGCGGCACGCTCGACATCGCCGGCGTGTTCCGGCAGCGACGAGATACTAGGAATACGAAGAAACTCAAGCAGTTCGTCGAGGTAGCGCGCTTGCTGCGCATGGAGGTACGTTTCTGCCTGGGACATGCTAACTCCTTATGGTACACAGCGCATATTGTACTCCCAATCTGTCCTTTGTCTATCAGCAATCTTCAGGGCCTCGAATTCAGCGAACAAAGGAACAAAAGAACAAAGGAACCGAGTGTCTTCTGGGCGCACCAAGTTCCAGGCGCCGGAAACTCGGAACTTGGAACTTGGAACTTCTACGCTAGCGCGGCAGCGCGTCGGCGGGGATGGACGGCGGCTTCTGTGACTCGTCCGCTGGTATCACCACCGCCGCTGTCGGCTCCGGCATCGCTAACGCCCTGGCGATCTCGACCGGCAGCCGCTCCCATTCGACGGGCGGCAAAGTCTGGTCGCCGTCCGGCCCCTGTGCCAGGTTCGGGATCAGCACCAGCCTCCAGCCCTGCGCATCGAGATGCATATGCGCCTCGACAAAGCTCTGAAGCAGCGGCAGACGATCGTGCTCCAAAAAGTTGGTGAAGCCCTTGGCGAGGATGCGGGACTCGTACCAGGCGCGGATGCGATTGAGCCAGGCGTCGCCCGCCGTTCGATCCCATCGTCGATTCTTTTGCGGCCCGAACTTGGCGCGCATCATCTCGGCGCTCGGAAAGAGATTATGCAGCACAACCCGATCCGGGCCGCACTGCGCATCGTGGAAGACGTAGCGATCGTCGAGCGGCATCGGACCTCCGGCATAGCCGCAGATCCAGTCGCCATCCATCGGACACGACAGATAGGCACCGCCGCCGCCGTTCACGATATGATACATCACATGCTCGCGACCGTCGGCGGTGTAGCGGACCTCGTACTGCTGATAGGTATGCGTATCGCCGCCCATCACCACATCCACCCGATGCGCCCGCAGCAGTTGGTATAGCTCGGCGTGCATGCCCTGCGTGTCAAACTTGCCATCGACATACAGCGGAGTGCTCAGCAGCACGAGCTTAAGCTGATCGCGCGCGCGGAGCAGGCAGCGTTCTAGCCAGGCCCGCTGAAGCGCATCGACGGAGCCCGTGCAGCCGGTATCCACGGCGATCACCGTCAGCGGCACGCCCTGATCGGCAAAGCTGATCTCGAAGAACGGTAGCCGCTGCTGGCTCTCCGGCTGCTGCGGAATGCCGCCAAGCTTCTCCAGGCCGTATCGCTCGCGCAAGCGCCGGATCTCGCCCCAGCGCAGCCCGCTCAGCAGGCCACCGTACATCGCCCACGGACCACGCCGCATCGCGTCACGCCAGGGAGTGCGCTTCGTCTCGTGCGCCGCAGCGTAGCCAAAGTTCGCCAGAAAGCCGTTCAGGTCGTCGTACCAGTCGTGGTTGCCGGGCAGGGCATAGATCGGAATGCCGTTTTGTGGCGGGCGACCAGGCTGATTGGTGCGGAAGGGCCGATACACCGCGCGCTCATAGTCCATCAGCTCTCCCGCCGGGTAGATCACATCCGAGCTGATGATCATAAAATCAACATGTTCGTCATCCGTGGCCTGCTTCAACACCTCCGTCCGCGCTCCGCGAATCGGATAGAGCTGGCTATCATCGCCCTCGCCGGGATCGCCGACGATCGAGAAGGCATAGTGGTTCTTAGGCTCCGCGACGGGCACGATCCGCGCAGCCTCGTCGATCGCCGTGGCAAGATCGGGCCGCGCATCCCCGACGATCGCCCTGATGAACGCCTCGCGCATCAGATCGACGTTGCGCGTCTTATCGTAGAGCAGGTCGCGCCACACAACGCGGAAGTTGGGCGGGTCGAACCACGACAGGCCGCGCGAGCCCGTCAGACGGCGGATCGCGTAGGTCGTGGCGTAGAAGAGCGAGAGCACAAAGAGCATGCTCGCCAGATTATGCGTCCAGATGTCGATGCTGGCGATCAGCAGGCTATTCGTGTTCTCCGCAATCGACAGACGGATCACCACCCACAGCGGAATCGTCAGCAGCGCCGCGAGCGTCCCGCCAATCACCATGATCAGGCTCAGAAATTGCACGACGACAATCAGGCCGCCCGTCAGGCTGCTCAGCGATCGATCGCCGGTGCGCC contains the following coding sequences:
- a CDS encoding dipeptidase; the protein is MSQAETYLHAQQARYLDELLEFLRIPSISSLPEHAGDVERAAAWVAGRMSAAGIEHVQIFPTGGHPVVYGDWLHAAGKPTILIYGHFDTQPVDPLALWTSPPFEPVVRDGRVYARGASDDKGNMLVPILVVEALLASEGSLPVNLKFLFEGQEEIGSPQIPAFVAAHRELLACDLAVSADGGQWSETEPAILLGLRGGCAIQIDVQGAVSDLHSGEYGGAIQNPLHALVRILDTMRSPDGKILVEGFYDDVAELSDAERAAVAAVPFDEQEYCRKLGIDALYGEPGYTTRERTWTRPTLEINGIYGGFQGEGVKTVLPNEAHAKITCRLVPNQDPTTIAQRVIDHVHKHAPQGVRVQAQQQPFRAYPYLMPADHPGNEAARSVLIELYGREPYYVRSGGSIPIMMVFLNDLGVYTVNFAFALPDEQMHAPDEFFRLSSFESGQRAYIRLLHRLADLPTKGRRAAR
- a CDS encoding metallophosphoesterase; translated protein: MLQFTSFGSMSDIGFYLWISFGLVACAVLLHQWSARARLAAGPEVAPRSSRSPISWLRLVTMSLATVSVVWTSWLWLTVSADPGFHLRQTLGLLLIMALLELIQIAGLRLFPSVQSMIKTYFGWAVELLAWLLIASAVRLSWLLPPYDVPISSALSAVTAWLPRIESAWLDDVLRLFFGPFPSSMAFIKISVWLLALFIALEVAPATHKSIGRMRVASAVSALTRLLATVSIILVLVLLPREFVVLRNFILANLVFCGGVTLWRQFRRRWRTGDRSLSSLTGGLIVVVQFLSLIMVIGGTLAALLTIPLWVVIRLSIAENTNSLLIASIDIWTHNLASMLFVLSLFYATTYAIRRLTGSRGLSWFDPPNFRVVWRDLLYDKTRNVDLMREAFIRAIVGDARPDLATAIDEAARIVPVAEPKNHYAFSIVGDPGEGDDSQLYPIRGARTEVLKQATDDEHVDFMIISSDVIYPAGELMDYERAVYRPFRTNQPGRPPQNGIPIYALPGNHDWYDDLNGFLANFGYAAAHETKRTPWRDAMRRGPWAMYGGLLSGLRWGEIRRLRERYGLEKLGGIPQQPESQQRLPFFEISFADQGVPLTVIAVDTGCTGSVDALQRAWLERCLLRARDQLKLVLLSTPLYVDGKFDTQGMHAELYQLLRAHRVDVVMGGDTHTYQQYEVRYTADGREHVMYHIVNGGGGAYLSCPMDGDWICGYAGGPMPLDDRYVFHDAQCGPDRVVLHNLFPSAEMMRAKFGPQKNRRWDRTAGDAWLNRIRAWYESRILAKGFTNFLEHDRLPLLQSFVEAHMHLDAQGWRLVLIPNLAQGPDGDQTLPPVEWERLPVEIARALAMPEPTAAVVIPADESQKPPSIPADALPR